The region GGACCTAAGGCTTTTCAGCTTCGCCGACACCATTGAGGAGGCCTTCAACTACCTGAGGGAGGAGATCGAGAAACACTACCCGTCGGAACCCTGATCGTCAGACCGAATCTATGCGTGTCGGGCAGAGTGGGATGTGTATCCCACATGTAGTTCAGGGATATCGGGCCATATCCGATATCGAAGCCGATCGATATCGACCAGAGAGATGGCTCAAGTTCGAGGTGAAGGATCAAATTTCGCGCCAAATCAACCCTGATCTCGATAGGAAGTTTGAAATATCCCATATCTTCTTCAAGGAGGACGGATACGGATACGTCCTGGATAAACCTACCGGAGATGAGAAGAAACGCTATCTCCGGTTGATCCGCCCATTCGAGCTTCCGGATCAAGATCTCCTTGCCCACGCCGATTTCAATCCACTTCGTTCTAAGCGATATGGAAGATCCCATGCCGATTCCGGATGTCCTGTCGTTCCCCACCTCCAGTCTGTATCCGCTTATCCATAGGCCGAGTCCCAGCCTGCCGATTTTCGCTCCGAGGCCGAGCGATGAGCTCCATTCAGCATATCGCGTCTCACCCTCGAGCATACCAAAATCGTGAATTCTCCCTTTCAGAACCCATCCATTTCGGCTCATCCCCCCTTCCAGAAGATGCTCATCTATTCCCTTTATCCCGAACGGATGATCAAGGGAAAAGCGGATGAACCCATAACGGCCTTGAGGGAGGGGAATCGGGTTAAAAGGCGTCATCCTTTCGAAGGCGGCCTCGGCTTGAAGAGGAAGTAAGATAGCCACGCTCAGGATCAATCCCAGATATGCCCTGCTAAACGATCGGACGCCGGAATTGGCCTGAGCATCACGGAGCGGATGATTTGTCAATACCTTTGAGAAGCCTCTCATAGACCTCCTGGGTTTTGCGTATCATCTGTTCGCGACCGAACCTCTCTTCGGCCCACCTTCTGCCCTCATCCCCCAAACGGGCACGAAGGTCGGGATCATCTATCAGACGGACGATCGCTTCAACCAAAGCATCGATATCATCCCGTTGAATGACGAAGCCGGTTTCGCCATCGCGGACGATCTGCCAGTTTAGATTAGCCGGCACGAGCTTCAACACCTCACGGACAGAGATCACAGGCTTGCCGCAGGCCATCGCCTCAAGCATAACCGACCCGCCGGAGAAGGTGATCAGGATATCCAGTGAGTTGAGCACCTCAACCATATCGTCCCTCGCCCCCGTAAAGATCACATGTTCCTTGATATCCCTTTCCTCTATGAAACGCAACAGCCTTTTGAAATAGCTTTTGGACCCGACGTCGCCTATCACGAAGAAGGTCACGTTCTTTCTCCTTTCGAGAACCATCTCCGCCGCCTTTAGAAACTCCATCTGTCTCTTGAACGGCTCTATCCTTCCCACGATCCCCACGGACACATCCCCCCGTGTCGGGAAATCGCGCCTCAGGACGTTGATCGAGGTGCGCAGGGGTTTGAATCTATCCAGATCGACCGAATCATGGATGACGGTTATCCTCTCAGGTGGAACCCCCGCATCGATTAAGGTTTTCCTGTACCTCTCGGAGATCGAGATCACGGCGGTGACATCCCTAAACCGATATTTCCTCACCTGATCCGGCCGGATATGGCCTCGAAGGTGCGAGACGCACGGTATGCCTAAGCTCCGGCTCACCGATATGAGATAGGGGTTCATCCTGAACTCGGAGTGTATCAGATCTGCCTCCACCTCGCGGGCGAATCTAACCAGCTTGGCAGCGGCGATATAGCGGGTGAAGACGGACTTCGCCTTGCGCCACATCGGAAGCCGCATGATGTGGACCGGAACACCCCAGGAGATGAGCTCTTCATAGAGGTTTCCTCGATCGGGACAGAGAACGGTGGGATTGTATCCCTTTCCCCTTAATCCATCTATGAGATACAGGTATTGAACCTCTGCGCCTCCGACTTTCGATCCGCTGAGGAGGAGATAAAGAATTCTGGTCTCTCTTTTCATCCCTCTCTCGCTCGGTGATCGACCCTATCTTTCGCCATCAATACCTGCTTTGCCTCCTCCGGCAGTTCCACAGGCACAAACATAGATGCCGGATAGAGATACCCATCGGGCTCCGACAGATCCTCATCTACAACGCGAATCATCCCGTGCGCCTCCGCTTCGGGGTCTGGCAATCTACGATACACTTTACCGACAATCAGGCTTGCTGGATTACCTTCATTGTTGATACAGATAACAAAATCGCTCATCGAATCACCCTCTTGATCTTGAAATCCTTACGTCCTATGCCATGTGCTTCATACCAATGTATCTCAGCTTCGCAGATTGTGCCATCTGCAAGTTCCACGGTGGCTATGCCTTTCATTTTCCGCCAACGTCCTCGGCCGTAAGTGCGCTCCAGATGCCGTCGAATGTACACACCTCGACCCGATGCAATGGTCTCGATATCCTTGATTTCACTGAGGATCTTAAATCTCGGATTCATCCATCTGTTCGCGTGCAAGAGAGTAGCACATCATCCCCTTCCTGTCAAGCGAAAATCACGATAATATTTGACACGGAACACGGGCTATCGTATCATAAAGCCTGAATTTCGCGTCGGTGTTGCCCGCTGAACGGGGAGGTGAAGGTTGAATCGAGGTCTTCGAGCTCGGATTTGGGATGGAGTGAAAGGAACCTTCGATCCGAAGGAGCATCCGCATCGAATCTTCACACTTCTCCTGATCCTCCTTGCCTTCTCAATGAGGATATCCATCCTTAGGGTCAGATATTTCGATCCCGATGAGTTCGAACACCTTCACGGGGCATATTGCATTCACCACGGGATGCTGCCATACAGGGATTTCTTCGAACATCACACACCCATGTTGCATTACATACTTGCCTTCCTATACCCGATGTTTGGTGAGACGATCAGGTTGATCTTCGCCGCCAGGTTTCTGATGTGGGTGATGACAGGGCTTATATTTCTTTTAACCTTCGCTCTCGGCAGAATGATGTTCGACGACGACGTCGGACTGATCTCCGTCCTCCTGCTCAGCTTTATGATCATGTTCCTGGAGAAATCCATCGAGATAAGGCCGGACGTCGGAGCGGTCATATTTTGGCTTTTAAGCATGATACTGCTCCTCGTGGCCGCGAGGAGA is a window of Candidatus Poribacteria bacterium DNA encoding:
- a CDS encoding glycosyltransferase family 4 protein, which encodes MKRETRILYLLLSGSKVGGAEVQYLYLIDGLRGKGYNPTVLCPDRGNLYEELISWGVPVHIMRLPMWRKAKSVFTRYIAAAKLVRFAREVEADLIHSEFRMNPYLISVSRSLGIPCVSHLRGHIRPDQVRKYRFRDVTAVISISERYRKTLIDAGVPPERITVIHDSVDLDRFKPLRTSINVLRRDFPTRGDVSVGIVGRIEPFKRQMEFLKAAEMVLERRKNVTFFVIGDVGSKSYFKRLLRFIEERDIKEHVIFTGARDDMVEVLNSLDILITFSGGSVMLEAMACGKPVISVREVLKLVPANLNWQIVRDGETGFVIQRDDIDALVEAIVRLIDDPDLRARLGDEGRRWAEERFGREQMIRKTQEVYERLLKGIDKSSAP